A stretch of the Lactuca sativa cultivar Salinas chromosome 9, Lsat_Salinas_v11, whole genome shotgun sequence genome encodes the following:
- the LOC111918262 gene encoding kinesin-like protein KIN-7D, mitochondrial encodes MAASSSRGRSSSPFPNQKPSSPFSSSSSSSSFKQTVHRSSSSATTFYGGGSGNGYGSRSDTLGRTTSESMYSRGAYDAPSPVDYPSADELIDEPIDEFSRPAGGDSISVTIRFRPLSEREYQRGDEIAWYADGDKLVRNEYNPATSYAFDRVFGSFAETHEVYEVAAGPVIKAAMDGINGTVFAYGVTSSGKTHTMHGDHNSPGIIPLAIKDVFSIIQDTPGREFLLRVSYIEIYNEVINDLLDPTGQNLRVREDSQGTYVEGIKEEVVLSPGHALSFIAAGEEHRHIGSNNFNLLSSRSHTIFTLMIESSAHGDEYDGVIFSQLNLIDLAGSESSKTETTGLRRKEGSYINKSLLTLGTVIGKLSEGKASHVPYRDSKLTRILQSSLSGHGHVSLICTITPASSSMEETHNTLKFASRAKRIEIYASRNKIIDEKSLIKKYQREISALKLELDQFRRGMLVGGVNPEEIMTLKQKLEEGQVKMQSRLEEEEEAKAALMSRIQRLTKLILVSSKHTIPGLTDASGQQSLSVNDDDNGSLLLNSDLISGDSITESTQPGEVISRSASGIKLLTGGLSIDEMDLLVERVKMLAGEIAFNSSTMKRLVEQSANDPESSKTQIEDLEREIEEKRRQMRALERQIVESNEASISNTSLTDMQQTMMKLMTQCDEKGFELEIMSADNRILQEELQNRCTEVKELQERIMLLEQQLLTSSEHPRSKDYIDELRTQIKIQEVENEKLKLEQIHILEENSGLCVQNQKLSEEASYAKELASAAAVELKNLAGEITKLSLENAKLEKELMSACELGNSKSRKYDAKNGRKGRSSSRVKDDFDSWNLDPEDLKMELQARKQREARLEAALSEKEVIEEEYRKKAEEMKKKEAALENDLANMWVLVAQLKKEAKGVTVNESNSNGTERGETVNFRKIENGGGRDNIVVKERQVLDGSEKAHDVAKEEPLVARLKARMQEMKEKEKEVSYNNGNGGDANSHVCKVCFESPTTTMLLPCRHFSLCKSCSLACSECPICRTKIADRIFAFTS; translated from the exons ATGGCAGCTTCCTCTTCAAGAGGACGAAGCAGTTCACCATTTCCCAACCAGAAGCCTTCAAGTCcgttttcatcatcttcatcgtcTTCATCTTTCAAGCAGACAGTACATCGTTCATCATCCTCCGCTACAACTTTCTACGGAGGCGGCTCAGGGAACGGTTACGGTTCAAGATCTGATACTCTTGGTCGGACTACATCTGAATCGATGTACTCTCGAGGTGCTTACGACGCGCCTTCGCCTGTAGATTATCCGTCTGCCGATGAGTTGATAGATGAGCCGATTGATGAATTCTCCAGACCGGCAGGAGGTGACAGCATTTCCGTCACGATTCGGTTTAGGCCTTTGAG tgaaagagagtatcagagaGGAGATGAGATTGCGTGGTACGCCGACGGAGATAAACTTGTGCGCAATGAGTACAATCCGGCCACTTCATATGCGTTTG ATAGAGTGTTTGGATCCTTTGCGGAGACTCATGAAGTGTATGAAGTAGCTGCTGGACCTGTTATAAAGGCTGCTATGGACGGCATAAATG GAACTGTATTTGCATATGGTGTAACAAGCAGTGGGAAGACACATACTATGCAT GGTGATCATAATTCTCCAGGAATAATACCTTTGGCAATAAAGGACGTTTTCAGCATTATACAGGAT ACGCCAGGAAGGGAGTTCTTATTGCGAGTGTCCTACATTGAGATATATAATGAG GTGATCAATGATCTACTTGATCCAACAGGACAAAATCTGCGTGTTCGAGAAGATTCACAG GGTACATATGTTGAGGGTATAAAGGAAGAGGTGGTTTTGTCTCCTGGACATGCCCTTTCTTTCATTGCTGCTGGTGAAG AGCACAGGCACATTGGTTCAAATAATTTTAATCTTCTTAGCAGCCGTAGTCACACAATATTTACCCTG ATGATTGAAAGTAGTGCTCATGGTGATGAATATGATGGAGTCATATTTTCTCAACTT AATTTAATCGATCTAGCGGGATCAGAGAGCTCAAAAACTGAAACAACAGGACTGAGAAGGAAAGAAGGATCTTACATAAACAAAAGTCTTCTAACCCTTGGAACT GTAATTGGAAAACTTAGTGAGGGAAAGGCATCTCATGTTCCTTACAGAGATTCAAAACTTACTCGCATTCTACAGTCTTCATTGAGTGGCCATGGCCATGTTTCA CTTATTTGTACTATAACTCCAGCATCTAGTAGCATGGAGGAGACTCACAATACATTAAAATTTGCAAGCAGGGCAAAACGTATTGAAATCTATGCCTCTCGCAATAAG ATTATTGATGAAAAATCTTTGATTAAGAAGTACCAAAGAGAGATATCAGCTCTTAAGCTAGAGCTTGATCAATTTCGTAGAGGGATGCTTGTAGGAGGTGTCAATCCAGAAGAGATAATGACATTAAAACAGAAG TTGGAAGAAGGACAAGTGAAAATGCAATCACGattagaagaagaggaagaagccaAAGCTGCTCTCATGAGCCGAATTCAGAGGCTCACAAAGCTAATACTTGTTTCCTCAAAACATACAATTCCTGGGTTGACCGATGCATCTGGTCAACAGAGTCTTTCTGTTAATGATGATGAT aatggttctCTACTCTTGAACAGTGACTTAATTTCTGGTGATTCTATCACCGAGTCAACTCAACCGGGTGAAGTCATTAGTCGTTCTGCCAGTGGTATAAAGCTGCTAACA GGTGGACTTTCAATAGATGAAATGGACCTTCTAGTTGAAAGAGTGAAAATGCTTGCAGGAGAGATTGCCTTCAATTCAAGTACCATGAAACGTTTAGTAGAACAATCTGCAAATGATCCTGAGAGCTCAAAAACCCAA ATAGAGGACCTGGAGCGTGAAATAGAAGAAAAAAGAAGGCAAATGAGGGCTTTGGAAAGACAGATTGTTGAAAGCAATGAAGCTTCAATTTCTAATACATCATTGACTGATATGCAACAG ACAATGATGAAGTTAATGACACAGTGTGATGAAAAGGGTTTTGAGCTAGAG ATCATGTCAGCAGACAACCGCATCCTCCAGGAAGAATTGCAAAACAGG TGTACTGAAGTTAAAGAACTGCAAGAAAGAATCATGTTGCTTGAACAGCAGCTCCTTACATCTTCAGAACATCCAAGATCCAAAGATTACATCGATGAGCTAAGAACACAAATCAAGATTCAG GAGgtagaaaatgaaaaattaaagcTGGAACAAATTCACATTCTAGAGGAGAACAGCGGATTATGTGTACAGAATCAGAAACTTTCAGAAGAAGCTTCATATGCTAAGGAATTAGCTTCAGCTGCTGCGGTTGAACTCAAGAATCTAGCCGGTGAAATTACCAAACTGTCCCTAGAAAATGCAAAACTTGAAAAGGAGTTAATGTCTGCTTGCGAGTTGGGAAATTCAAAATCTAGAAAGTATGATGCTAAAAATGGTCGGAAAGGGCGATCTTCCAGCCGAGTCAAAGATGATTTTGACTCATGGAATCTTGACCCTGAAGATTTAAAAATGGAGTTACAAGCAAGGAAGCAAAGGGAAGCGAGACTTGAGGCTGCTTTGTCTGAGAAGGAAGTTATAGAAGAGGAATATAGGAAAAAAgctgaggaaatgaagaagaaaGAAGCGGCTTTGGAGAATGATTTGGCTAATATGTGGGTTCTTGTTGCTCAGTTGAAGAAAGAGGCGAAAGGCGTAACAGTTAATGAATCGAATAGTAATGGAACTGAGAGGGGTGAAACTGTAAATTTCCGGAAAATAGAAAATGGTGGTGGTCGTGATAATATAGTTGTTAAAGAGAGACAAGTTTTGGATGGTTCAGAAAAAGCGCATGATGTGGCGAAAGAAGAACCCCTTGTTGCTCGCTTGAAG GCTCGAATGCAAGAGATGAAGGAGAAGGAGAAAGAGGTGAGTTACAACAATGGAAATGGGGGAGATGCAAATTCTCATGTATGTAAAGTATGCTTTGAGTCAccaacaacaacaatgcttcttCCTTGCAGACATTTTAGTT TGTGTAAATCTTGTTCACTTGCCTGTTCCGAATGTCCAATCTGCCGAACCAAAATTGCAGATAGAATTTTTGCTTTCACTTCTTGA